One window of the Sulfitobacter alexandrii genome contains the following:
- a CDS encoding cobyric acid synthase, with product MTKAIMIQGTGSNVGKSMIVAGLIRACVQRGLRVRPFKPQNMSNNAAVTEDGGEIGRAQALQARAAGVPPHTDMNPILLKPQSATGAQIVVQGQVAGMQEAADFGRNKRTLLPRVLESFHRLGREADLIVVEGAGSPAETNLRAGDIANMGFATAAGVPVILMGDIDRGGVIAQIVGTQAVLSDEDKAQVRGFAVNKFRGDRSLFDNGRDDIARRTGWPSLGVIPWFEQAHRLPAEDVMDLPSRLRSGGAGCVIAVPRLPRIANFDDLDPLAAEPGVDLRMILPGTPLPADADLVLLVGSKATIADLAALRAEGWDIDLAAHVRRGGHVLGLCGGYQMLGQTIADPHGIEGPPSEVAGLGHLRIDTVMAPKKHLSLKTGTHPASGTSLSGYEIHIGETTGPDCARGWLTFDGASEGAMSADGRVQGCYMHGIFTSDSFRRAYLSEFGVDSSLVFDAGVETTLDALAAHVERYMDVDLLLSLAEEV from the coding sequence ATGACCAAGGCGATCATGATCCAGGGAACGGGATCGAACGTGGGAAAATCCATGATCGTCGCCGGGCTGATCCGCGCCTGCGTGCAGCGGGGCCTGCGTGTGCGCCCGTTCAAACCGCAGAACATGTCGAACAATGCCGCCGTGACGGAAGACGGCGGCGAGATCGGCCGCGCCCAGGCCTTGCAGGCCCGTGCCGCGGGCGTGCCCCCTCACACCGACATGAACCCGATCCTGCTCAAACCGCAGTCCGCCACGGGGGCGCAGATCGTCGTACAGGGTCAGGTCGCCGGCATGCAGGAGGCCGCGGATTTCGGCCGGAACAAGAGAACCCTTTTGCCCCGTGTGCTGGAGTCCTTTCACCGGCTGGGCCGCGAGGCCGATCTGATCGTCGTCGAAGGCGCCGGCAGCCCGGCGGAAACCAACCTGCGGGCGGGTGACATCGCCAACATGGGCTTTGCCACCGCCGCCGGGGTTCCCGTGATCCTGATGGGCGACATCGACCGCGGCGGCGTGATCGCGCAGATCGTGGGCACGCAGGCCGTCCTTTCCGACGAGGACAAGGCGCAGGTCCGCGGGTTCGCGGTCAACAAGTTCCGGGGCGACCGCAGCCTGTTCGATAATGGCCGCGACGACATCGCCCGGCGGACCGGATGGCCAAGCCTCGGGGTGATCCCATGGTTCGAACAGGCACACCGCCTGCCCGCCGAAGACGTGATGGACCTCCCATCGCGGCTGCGGTCCGGTGGGGCGGGCTGCGTGATCGCCGTGCCGCGTCTGCCGCGCATCGCCAATTTCGACGATCTGGACCCGCTCGCGGCGGAACCGGGCGTGGACCTGCGCATGATCCTGCCGGGCACTCCCCTGCCCGCCGACGCGGACCTGGTGCTGCTGGTCGGGTCGAAAGCCACCATCGCCGACCTTGCCGCGCTGCGGGCCGAGGGATGGGACATCGACCTCGCGGCGCATGTCCGGCGGGGCGGTCACGTGCTGGGCCTGTGCGGCGGCTACCAGATGCTGGGACAGACCATCGCCGACCCCCACGGCATCGAGGGGCCACCGTCCGAGGTGGCAGGGCTGGGCCATCTTCGGATCGATACGGTGATGGCGCCGAAGAAGCACCTGTCACTCAAGACCGGCACCCATCCTGCAAGTGGCACCAGCCTGTCCGGGTATGAAATCCATATCGGGGAGACCACAGGCCCGGACTGCGCCCGAGGCTGGCTGACCTTCGACGGCGCGTCCGAAGGCGCGATGAGCGCGGACGGTCGCGTTCAGGGCTGCTACATGCACGGAATATTCACCTCCGACTCCTTCCGGCGCGCCTACCTGTCGGAGTTCGGAGTCGACTCCTCTCTCGTCTTCGACGCGGGAGTCGAAACCACGCTGGACGCGCTTGCAGCCCACGTCGAACGCTACATGGACGTCGACCTGCTGCTGTCCCTCGCCGAAGAGGTCTGA
- a CDS encoding TolC family outer membrane protein encodes MQVTPFQKFRRAAGAACLVAALTITGRPAEAETLADALVGAYNHSGLLEQQRALLRAADEDVAAAVSTLKPVLRWTTDLTQGFREAPSQNPFATSGSSNSLTASISLIAEVLVYDFGASSYRIEAAKETVLATRDTLLNVEQQILLRAVSAYMGVIEASEFVALRENNTRLLTQELRAARDRFEVGEVTRTDVALAEAQLANARSGLAAAQGTLLRAREEYRTAVGRDPGRLSGPPALPALGGDIEAAKALALRQHPLLRSAQHQVAAADLLIRSNEAAMSPRITLNGSVGVSEEFGNQNFNNSASIGLGVNQTIYQGGKLSSDVRRSMAQRDAQRANLHVVRYDIEQAVGNAYASFASARAQLEASDRQIRAARIAFRGVREEATLGARTTLDVLDAEQALLDAQSTQVSARASLYVAAYSVLSATGRLTAADLALPVQIYDPAGYYNLVKDAPAKETRQGRQLDRVLRALQKD; translated from the coding sequence ATGCAGGTGACTCCATTCCAGAAATTCCGGCGCGCGGCGGGGGCGGCCTGCCTCGTGGCGGCGTTGACGATCACGGGGCGACCGGCGGAGGCCGAAACGCTGGCGGACGCGCTGGTGGGGGCATACAACCATTCCGGTCTGCTGGAGCAGCAGCGCGCGCTTCTGCGGGCCGCGGACGAGGACGTGGCCGCCGCGGTTTCGACGCTGAAGCCGGTTCTGCGCTGGACCACCGATCTGACCCAGGGCTTCCGTGAAGCGCCGAGCCAGAATCCCTTTGCCACCTCGGGCAGTTCCAATTCGCTGACGGCGTCTATCAGCCTGATCGCCGAGGTGCTGGTCTATGATTTCGGCGCTTCCTCCTATCGGATCGAGGCCGCCAAGGAAACCGTCCTGGCCACGCGCGACACGCTTCTCAATGTCGAACAGCAGATCCTGTTGCGCGCGGTGAGCGCCTATATGGGTGTCATCGAGGCATCGGAATTCGTGGCCCTGCGCGAGAACAACACGCGGCTGCTGACGCAGGAACTGCGCGCGGCGCGCGACCGCTTTGAAGTCGGGGAAGTGACCCGAACCGACGTGGCGCTGGCCGAGGCGCAGCTTGCAAATGCCCGCAGCGGCCTGGCCGCCGCACAGGGCACCTTGCTGCGCGCGCGGGAAGAATACCGCACCGCCGTCGGGCGTGACCCCGGCCGCCTCAGCGGGCCGCCGGCACTGCCCGCGCTGGGCGGCGATATCGAGGCGGCCAAGGCGCTGGCACTGCGCCAGCATCCCCTGTTGCGCTCGGCCCAGCATCAGGTGGCCGCGGCCGACCTGCTGATCCGGTCCAACGAGGCGGCGATGTCCCCCCGCATCACGCTGAACGGATCCGTCGGCGTGTCCGAGGAATTCGGCAACCAGAATTTCAACAACAGCGCCTCCATCGGTCTTGGCGTCAACCAGACCATTTATCAGGGCGGCAAGCTGTCGTCCGACGTGCGCAGGAGCATGGCGCAGCGTGACGCCCAGCGGGCGAACCTGCACGTGGTCCGCTATGACATCGAACAGGCCGTCGGCAACGCCTACGCCAGCTTCGCCTCTGCGCGTGCGCAGCTCGAGGCGTCGGATCGCCAGATCCGCGCCGCGCGCATCGCCTTCCGTGGCGTGCGTGAGGAAGCGACGCTGGGCGCGCGGACGACGCTAGACGTATTGGATGCGGAGCAGGCGCTGCTCGATGCGCAGTCGACACAGGTGTCGGCCCGGGCGAGCCTGTATGTCGCCGCCTATTCCGTGCTCTCCGCAACGGGACGCCTGACCGCTGCGGACCTTGCGTTGCCGGTCCAGATCTATGACCCGGCGGGATACTACAACCTCGTCAAGGATGCGCCGGCCAAGGAGACCCGTCAGGGCCGGCAGTTGGACCGCGTCCTGCGCGCCTTGCAAAAAGACTGA
- a CDS encoding protein-L-isoaspartate O-methyltransferase family protein codes for MIDFATRRTMMVDTQVRPSDVTKFPIIEAMLTVPREDFVPSAQREAAYLGENLDLGQGRVLLDPRTLAKMLDALAVTDGELVLDVGGAMGYSTAVIAHMAEAVVTVEEDETMAHEAQEALIAAGADNAIVHVGPLAEGAGQHGPYDAIILQGGVQQIPQVLIDQLKEGGRICALFMIGQLGEVRLGRKYGTDLSWRMAFNAAAPVLPGFEREVAFEF; via the coding sequence ATGATCGATTTCGCCACGCGCCGGACCATGATGGTCGATACGCAGGTCCGTCCGTCGGACGTGACCAAGTTTCCGATCATCGAGGCGATGCTGACAGTGCCGAGAGAGGATTTCGTGCCCTCCGCGCAACGCGAGGCAGCCTACCTGGGCGAGAACCTAGATCTCGGGCAAGGGCGTGTGCTGCTGGATCCGCGCACGCTGGCCAAGATGCTGGACGCGCTTGCCGTCACCGACGGCGAACTCGTGCTCGATGTGGGCGGGGCCATGGGCTATTCCACCGCCGTGATCGCCCACATGGCCGAAGCGGTTGTGACGGTCGAAGAAGACGAGACGATGGCACACGAAGCGCAAGAAGCGCTGATCGCTGCCGGGGCGGACAATGCGATCGTGCATGTCGGGCCGCTTGCCGAAGGGGCGGGACAGCATGGCCCCTACGACGCGATCATCCTGCAGGGCGGGGTGCAGCAAATCCCGCAGGTGTTGATCGACCAGTTGAAGGAGGGCGGGCGTATCTGCGCGCTGTTCATGATCGGACAACTGGGAGAGGTGCGCCTGGGCCGCAAGTACGGAACCGACTTGAGCTGGCGCATGGCGTTCAATGCGGCGGCACCGGTCTTGCCCGGCTTCGAGCGCGAAGTGGCCTTCGAATTTTGA
- a CDS encoding tyrosine-type recombinase/integrase: MPQADLPKGVHRVRRKLANGKSRFHFYAWRGGPKFWEDDHRKPSDPAFYQAFAEAAARPKPADYTTPQMVDDFLSSTAMPKGERSRADIRKWGLRFADHFKDAPAVIFEEPGARGEVNAWRALWKHSPKQHDMAGTHAVRILNWAVDEGKLSEHHCHKLHRIYEVDRSEIVWTPADREAFNAVAPEWVRRILCADCETGLRPADLVKLAKPQVEKTPLGRRLRVRTDKRKRLAHIPITPELANVIDTTPDDRLLILVGGKGQALTARSASNAVTRYRRKAGLSEDLRLQDCRGTAATRLLNAGLSLAEIANHMGWSVRYAANVIEHYARVSPDETDAVLVKLAHAKGGAA, translated from the coding sequence GTGCCGCAAGCTGATCTGCCCAAAGGTGTGCACCGCGTCCGGCGGAAGCTGGCGAATGGCAAGAGCCGCTTCCACTTCTATGCATGGCGTGGCGGTCCCAAATTCTGGGAAGATGACCACCGCAAGCCGAGCGACCCCGCGTTCTATCAGGCATTTGCGGAAGCCGCTGCGCGTCCGAAACCGGCCGACTACACGACGCCCCAAATGGTGGATGACTTCCTTTCCAGCACCGCCATGCCCAAGGGTGAACGGTCCCGCGCCGACATTCGGAAATGGGGCCTGCGATTCGCGGACCATTTCAAGGATGCGCCAGCCGTCATCTTCGAGGAACCCGGCGCACGGGGTGAGGTGAACGCTTGGCGGGCGCTCTGGAAGCACTCACCCAAGCAGCACGATATGGCGGGCACCCACGCGGTTCGCATTCTCAATTGGGCGGTGGATGAGGGCAAGTTGTCCGAACATCATTGCCACAAGCTCCACCGGATCTATGAGGTGGACCGCTCGGAAATCGTCTGGACCCCGGCCGACCGGGAAGCCTTCAACGCGGTCGCACCGGAGTGGGTCCGCCGCATTCTCTGCGCAGACTGTGAAACTGGGCTGCGTCCCGCTGACTTGGTGAAACTTGCCAAGCCCCAGGTTGAGAAGACCCCATTGGGCAGACGACTCCGAGTTCGAACTGACAAGCGGAAACGTCTAGCGCATATTCCGATTACGCCAGAACTGGCCAATGTGATCGACACTACACCAGACGACCGTCTGCTAATTCTGGTTGGCGGTAAAGGTCAGGCATTGACCGCTCGTTCGGCTTCCAACGCCGTAACGCGCTATCGGCGCAAGGCCGGATTGTCAGAAGATCTGCGGTTGCAGGACTGCCGAGGCACGGCCGCAACCCGTCTGCTGAATGCGGGCCTGTCGCTTGCCGAGATCGCCAATCACATGGGCTGGTCTGTCCGCTATGCGGCGAACGTGATCGAGCATTACGCCCGCGTATCGCCCGACGAAACCGACGCTGTCCTGGTCAAGCTAGCGCATGCAAAAGGGGGTGCAGCGTGA
- a CDS encoding MerR family transcriptional regulator has translation MKLELETYTPSEAEAITAVKQATVRNWRRANYLPKPVGHARYNLRDLLLMFAMEMLVSRGMTPDAAKAYAGHAAQAIFQSAIWSKKAFAPEVHARARKEVGELPEAEVMHLKEHLGPDFKDEMLMMVRTQEVMIRAAESYAGISGMKQPNWLVIWADGSLKFYHDDEEDFGEEFFGNIEYGGAYVQGPVMLFCLGALAQLIIDRLPRPAIRLAEEA, from the coding sequence ATGAAACTGGAATTGGAAACATATACCCCGAGCGAGGCCGAGGCGATCACGGCGGTCAAGCAGGCGACGGTTCGCAACTGGCGACGCGCAAACTATCTTCCCAAGCCTGTGGGACACGCGCGTTACAACTTGCGTGACCTGCTCTTGATGTTCGCGATGGAGATGTTGGTCTCGCGGGGCATGACCCCAGACGCCGCCAAGGCCTATGCCGGTCACGCCGCCCAGGCGATTTTTCAAAGTGCGATCTGGAGCAAGAAGGCATTTGCGCCAGAAGTTCACGCAAGGGCCAGAAAAGAAGTCGGCGAGCTTCCAGAAGCCGAGGTTATGCACCTCAAGGAACATCTCGGCCCTGACTTCAAAGACGAAATGCTCATGATGGTTCGCACCCAAGAGGTGATGATAAGGGCAGCCGAAAGCTATGCCGGGATCTCCGGGATGAAGCAGCCGAATTGGCTGGTTATCTGGGCCGACGGTTCGCTGAAATTCTATCACGATGATGAGGAAGATTTTGGCGAAGAGTTCTTCGGAAACATCGAGTACGGCGGAGCCTATGTGCAAGGACCGGTCATGCTCTTCTGCCTGGGAGCGCTCGCTCAGTTGATAATCGACCGCTTGCCGCGACCCGCGATCCGGCTGGCCGAGGAAGCATAA
- a CDS encoding phage portal protein → MLGWLMNKLRPIEARSSGSGYTAQVMAARDSFISGRRGVAELTATVQSCVSLWEGGFAMADVTGTDLLTRQTMAMIARAAALNGEAVLLITELGLVPATDWDVTTRDGKPRAYRLSIPEAGGGRTVTALAAEVLHLRIGSDNLTPWIGTAPLRRSSLTGGMLHAVEAALAETFENAPLGSQIVPLPDTGADDMASMRGAFRGRRGSTLVIEGVAQATAAGMNPTIGQKPDQLSPDLSKSMTDETLAAAREGIGMAYGVLPSFFNRAATGPVIREAQRQLAIWTLQPIAALLADEATAKLGTEVTIDTIRPLQAFDAGGRARALSAIIKTMAEAKAADIAPADVSGAMRMVDWER, encoded by the coding sequence ATGCTCGGATGGCTCATGAACAAGCTGCGCCCGATCGAGGCCCGGTCGAGCGGATCGGGCTACACGGCCCAGGTCATGGCGGCACGGGACAGCTTCATCAGCGGGCGGCGCGGCGTGGCCGAGCTGACGGCGACGGTGCAGAGCTGCGTCAGCCTTTGGGAAGGCGGGTTCGCAATGGCGGACGTGACCGGCACCGACCTGCTGACCCGGCAGACGATGGCGATGATTGCGCGCGCGGCCGCGCTGAACGGCGAGGCGGTGTTACTGATCACCGAGCTGGGGCTTGTCCCGGCCACGGATTGGGACGTGACCACCCGCGACGGCAAGCCCCGCGCCTATCGCCTGTCCATCCCCGAGGCGGGCGGCGGGCGCACTGTCACGGCCCTTGCGGCCGAGGTGCTGCACCTGCGGATCGGCTCGGACAACCTGACGCCGTGGATCGGCACCGCCCCGCTGCGCCGGTCCAGCCTCACGGGCGGGATGCTCCACGCGGTCGAGGCGGCGCTTGCGGAGACGTTCGAGAATGCTCCGCTCGGCTCGCAGATCGTGCCCTTGCCGGACACCGGGGCCGATGACATGGCCTCGATGCGCGGGGCCTTCCGGGGGCGGCGCGGCTCCACGCTGGTGATCGAGGGCGTGGCCCAGGCGACGGCGGCGGGCATGAACCCGACCATTGGCCAGAAGCCGGATCAGCTCTCGCCGGACCTGTCCAAGAGCATGACTGACGAGACACTGGCGGCGGCGCGCGAGGGAATCGGCATGGCCTATGGTGTCCTGCCGTCATTTTTCAACCGCGCGGCCACCGGCCCCGTGATCCGCGAGGCGCAACGCCAGCTCGCAATCTGGACGCTGCAACCCATCGCCGCGTTGTTGGCGGATGAGGCGACGGCCAAGCTCGGGACCGAGGTGACGATTGACACGATCCGGCCCTTGCAAGCCTTCGACGCTGGCGGACGCGCGAGGGCGCTGTCTGCGATCATCAAGACGATGGCCGAGGCGAAAGCCGCCGACATAGCCCCGGCCGACGTGTCCGGGGCTATGCGCATGGTGGATTGGGAGAGATAG
- a CDS encoding HK97 family phage prohead protease produces the protein MLWGAHVGSLELRTEGGEIRLRATFPYGRETVLAERVGMGRERREVIAARAFADRIERGEDVHFLSGHDFNKPLASRSAGTLTLTETDDALTVEATISADMGQVSYVRDFLSAHAAGLVRGLSPGFRVRPGGETVEERGTAILRTIKAADLIEISAVTKPAYPQAQIEARNWQPIGEVAKRLAHRPAAVRWR, from the coding sequence ATGCTCTGGGGCGCTCATGTCGGCAGCCTTGAGCTGCGCACCGAGGGCGGAGAAATCCGCCTTCGGGCAACTTTCCCCTACGGCCGGGAAACCGTGCTGGCCGAGCGCGTGGGCATGGGCCGTGAGCGTCGTGAGGTGATCGCAGCCCGTGCCTTCGCGGATCGGATCGAGCGCGGCGAGGACGTGCATTTCCTGTCCGGCCATGACTTCAACAAGCCGCTGGCCTCACGTTCGGCCGGCACTCTGACCCTGACCGAAACCGATGACGCGCTGACCGTTGAGGCGACGATCAGCGCCGACATGGGCCAGGTCAGCTATGTCCGGGACTTCCTCTCGGCCCATGCGGCCGGGCTGGTGCGGGGCTTGTCCCCCGGCTTCCGCGTCCGGCCAGGCGGCGAGACGGTCGAGGAACGCGGCACGGCGATCCTGCGGACCATCAAGGCGGCTGACCTGATCGAGATCAGCGCCGTCACGAAACCCGCTTATCCGCAAGCCCAGATCGAGGCCCGGAACTGGCAACCCATCGGCGAGGTGGCCAAGCGTCTGGCGCACCGCCCCGCCGCAGTCCGGTGGAGGTGA
- a CDS encoding phage major capsid protein: MLESVKIARRQSEIRQNLAELAGKETPSEDEIRQMETLDQEYRANETRYRAALIAEDTERRDAGSELETRSAQEWAELMAGFELRQVALALDEGRQLDGQTAEIVSELRSAGGFRGIPVPWQALEVRAGETVASGTPNPIQTRPIIDRLFPDSVAARMGAQMISIDAGALEWPVTTSAVTAGWADGETANVAGPTTYATTDRAMSPDHNLGIQMRITRKTLKQSGAALEQAVRRDMSGAMGAAMDQAAFLGTGANGQPLGVIAGAAIYGITSTAVTALASWGAFRSAVTRFMTANAAASPDAVRAMIRPELWDFLDGALIDGTAVSQWDRMVKNLPTANIAMTNNALAAPSGDPLATQALLTTAAGGVAPIFIGAWGAVDMIRDPYSDAQSGGLRITALATMDVTVARPAQLQLLTGLELEAGA, translated from the coding sequence ATGCTCGAATCTGTGAAGATCGCACGGCGGCAAAGCGAAATCCGCCAGAACCTCGCCGAGCTGGCAGGCAAGGAAACCCCGTCCGAAGACGAAATCCGCCAGATGGAAACGCTGGATCAGGAATACCGCGCCAACGAAACCCGGTATCGCGCCGCCCTGATTGCGGAAGATACCGAGCGCCGGGACGCGGGCAGCGAGCTGGAAACCCGCTCCGCGCAGGAATGGGCCGAGCTGATGGCCGGGTTCGAGCTGCGCCAGGTGGCGCTGGCCCTCGATGAGGGGCGGCAACTGGACGGCCAGACGGCCGAGATCGTGTCCGAGCTGCGCAGCGCGGGCGGCTTCCGGGGCATTCCCGTGCCGTGGCAGGCGCTGGAAGTCCGGGCTGGTGAGACCGTCGCCAGCGGCACCCCGAACCCGATCCAGACGCGCCCCATCATCGACCGGCTGTTCCCGGACAGCGTGGCGGCGCGCATGGGGGCGCAGATGATCAGCATCGACGCGGGCGCGTTGGAGTGGCCGGTGACCACCTCGGCCGTCACGGCGGGCTGGGCGGACGGCGAGACGGCGAACGTGGCCGGGCCGACCACCTATGCCACGACCGACCGTGCCATGTCGCCGGATCACAACCTCGGCATTCAGATGCGGATCACCCGCAAGACGCTCAAGCAGTCCGGTGCGGCGCTGGAACAGGCGGTGCGGCGCGACATGAGCGGGGCCATGGGCGCGGCGATGGATCAGGCGGCGTTCCTAGGCACGGGGGCCAACGGCCAGCCACTCGGCGTCATCGCGGGCGCAGCGATCTACGGCATCACGTCCACGGCCGTGACCGCGCTGGCGAGCTGGGGGGCGTTCCGCTCGGCCGTCACCCGGTTCATGACCGCGAACGCCGCCGCCTCCCCGGACGCGGTGCGGGCGATGATCCGTCCCGAGCTGTGGGACTTCCTGGACGGTGCGCTGATCGACGGCACGGCGGTGTCCCAATGGGACCGCATGGTGAAGAACCTTCCCACGGCTAACATCGCCATGACGAACAATGCGCTTGCCGCGCCGTCCGGCGATCCTCTGGCCACCCAGGCACTGCTGACCACCGCGGCGGGCGGCGTGGCCCCAATCTTCATCGGTGCCTGGGGCGCGGTGGACATGATCCGCGACCCCTACAGCGATGCACAGTCCGGTGGGCTGCGGATCACCGCGCTTGCCACCATGGACGTGACCGTGGCGCGCCCGGCCCAGCTCCAACTGCTGACCGGCCTCGAACTGGAAGCGGGGGCGTAA
- a CDS encoding HNH endonuclease — protein MSVRKEHQRHSRHVTRTKRWKALRAEILERDRYRCRSCGCGGRLEVDHIKPVRTHPELSYDPGNLQALCPGCHSRKTRIECGHPPPRKDRQDWRNMVESLERPDTPVEQKGNKQCSNL, from the coding sequence GTGAGCGTTCGCAAGGAACATCAGCGGCATTCCCGCCACGTCACCCGCACCAAGCGGTGGAAGGCGCTGCGCGCGGAAATCCTTGAGCGGGACCGTTACCGCTGCCGGTCCTGCGGCTGCGGCGGCCGCCTCGAGGTCGACCACATCAAGCCGGTCAGAACGCATCCCGAGCTGTCCTATGACCCCGGCAACCTTCAGGCGCTTTGCCCAGGCTGCCACAGCCGAAAAACCCGGATCGAGTGCGGGCATCCCCCGCCCCGAAAGGACCGCCAGGATTGGCGGAACATGGTCGAGTCGCTTGAGCGGCCCGACACCCCTGTTGAGCAGAAAGGAAACAAACAATGCTCGAATCTGTGA
- a CDS encoding head-tail adaptor protein: MVLNAGNLNRRIQIQRTTQTPDGQGGFEDDWSDLGAPIFARRRDVSDSERMMAGRWDNKLVTRFVIRATASGRSITRFDRIVHEGVVYEIDGIKEVPDTRAFLEITAYARDVP, encoded by the coding sequence ATGGTTCTAAACGCCGGAAACCTCAACCGCCGCATCCAAATTCAGCGGACCACGCAGACCCCGGACGGCCAAGGCGGCTTCGAGGACGATTGGAGTGACCTGGGCGCTCCGATCTTCGCGCGCCGGCGCGACGTGTCCGACTCTGAGCGCATGATGGCGGGGCGATGGGACAACAAGCTGGTGACAAGGTTTGTCATCCGGGCAACCGCTTCCGGCCGCAGCATCACTCGCTTCGACAGGATCGTGCACGAGGGCGTCGTCTACGAGATCGACGGAATCAAGGAAGTGCCGGACACGCGCGCCTTCCTCGAAATCACGGCGTACGCGAGGGACGTACCGTGA
- a CDS encoding terminase TerL endonuclease subunit translates to MHGLSIPEGPNAGKPVTLAPFQRRFIEGAMAPDTANAILSIGRGNGKSAITAGLALGGLLGVWDRQPRREIVAAARTRDQGRIVWDFVAGFAATLPLEVRHRLIYRRAPRLEIEFEGDGGGHVLRVIAADAKSALGGAPTMAILDERGHWPLDRGDELEHALLSGLGKRGGRAFLISTSASDDTHPFSRWIDDPVPGTYVQEHRPAPGLPADDAESLLIANPGAPHGIGSSLDWLEAQAKRAIARGGSSLTSFRLYNRNERISGETRDMLITPDEWQHCETDALPPRQGGVVIGIDLGGSASMTAAAFYWPETGRLECVGTFPSAPNLLDRGQADGVAGRYVEMHERGELTVLGDKTVPVAPWLAEVMRHVEGQHVTAITADRYKQAELGEAMNRAGIRAPIVWRGQGFRDGGEDCERFRRAAFDGQVKAKPSLLLRSAFSDAVCLRDPANNLKLAKARSTGRIDAAAASVLAVAQGARVAAQPKTKARMAWF, encoded by the coding sequence GGTGCGATGGCACCGGATACGGCGAACGCCATTCTCAGCATCGGTCGTGGCAACGGCAAGTCTGCGATCACGGCGGGGCTGGCCCTGGGCGGCTTGCTCGGAGTCTGGGATCGGCAGCCCCGGCGCGAGATCGTCGCAGCGGCCCGGACCCGTGATCAGGGGCGCATCGTCTGGGATTTCGTGGCCGGGTTCGCTGCCACCCTGCCGCTCGAAGTCCGGCACCGCCTGATCTACCGCCGCGCGCCGCGCCTCGAAATCGAGTTTGAGGGCGACGGGGGCGGGCACGTCTTGCGCGTCATCGCTGCCGACGCGAAATCCGCCCTGGGCGGCGCGCCGACGATGGCAATCCTGGACGAGCGCGGCCACTGGCCGCTGGATCGCGGCGACGAGCTGGAACACGCCTTGCTGTCCGGCCTCGGCAAACGCGGGGGCAGGGCGTTCCTGATCAGTACCTCGGCCAGCGACGACACGCATCCCTTCTCCCGCTGGATAGATGATCCAGTTCCGGGCACTTACGTGCAGGAGCATCGACCCGCACCGGGTTTGCCAGCGGATGACGCCGAAAGCCTGCTGATCGCCAACCCCGGCGCACCTCACGGCATTGGCAGCTCTCTGGACTGGCTGGAAGCCCAGGCGAAGCGCGCTATCGCGCGGGGCGGTTCCAGCCTCACGAGCTTCCGGCTCTACAACCGCAATGAGCGCATTTCCGGCGAAACCCGTGACATGCTGATTACGCCCGACGAATGGCAGCATTGCGAGACCGACGCGCTCCCGCCACGCCAAGGCGGGGTCGTGATCGGGATCGACCTGGGCGGCTCGGCCTCGATGACGGCAGCGGCGTTCTACTGGCCCGAGACGGGGAGGCTCGAATGCGTGGGCACCTTCCCCTCCGCGCCGAACCTGTTGGACCGGGGCCAGGCGGACGGCGTGGCCGGGCGCTATGTCGAGATGCACGAGCGGGGCGAGCTGACGGTGCTGGGCGACAAGACGGTGCCTGTTGCCCCGTGGCTCGCCGAGGTGATGCGCCATGTCGAGGGCCAGCACGTCACTGCGATCACGGCCGACCGCTACAAGCAGGCAGAGCTGGGCGAGGCGATGAACCGGGCAGGTATCCGAGCGCCCATCGTCTGGCGCGGGCAGGGCTTCCGCGACGGCGGCGAGGATTGCGAACGTTTCCGCCGCGCCGCCTTCGACGGCCAGGTGAAGGCGAAGCCGTCTCTGCTGCTGCGCTCGGCCTTCTCGGATGCGGTCTGCCTGCGCGACCCCGCGAACAACCTCAAGCTTGCCAAGGCCCGTTCGACTGGCCGGATCGACGCGGCTGCCGCGTCTGTCCTCGCCGTCGCCCAAGGCGCGCGCGTGGCGGCTCAACCCAAAACGAAAGCGAGGATGGCATGGTTCTAA